One Mycolicibacter sp. MU0083 DNA window includes the following coding sequences:
- a CDS encoding molybdopterin-containing oxidoreductase family protein, with the protein MTESTPEPSAPKTVHTFCRYCMCSCGLEVTVEDNRIRKISADKANPHSWRDFCAKGRTADQMVAHPRRILAPMRRVGDTYVEDTWEAALTDIAARMNALIAEGGPDAIGSYYGNPSGHSSSNVMFMNAWMDAIGTNSRFAVGSVDQNALHVVAEAMYGSSLMVPVSDVDNCDYFLLVGTNPAVSGWVWLESVPGGWRRALARQAGGATIVVVDPMRTESAEKADVHLAVRPGQDWALLLAMVKVILDEGLQHRQDCAELATGVGELQRLVADADLDDLAARCGIDRELIERTARDFAAARGAMVVTRTGVSQHEAGTVGEWLGHVLNVITGRMDRPGGRRFEPGYFDALKLAELAKTEPHLSRVAGRPMVAGAHALAELPDEITTPGRGQIKAMLINCGNPVISGPDGGKLDRALAQLDLLVVIDLVQRESHRHAHWLLPAAHWLERDDLMAFTSNMHDEPYVQYGAKVVDPPPGVRQEWEIFVDLALAMRRPLFGVRGFNTFIRATRRIAALTRRPALAFGPHWLDRLFVRMSRKINGRRLTWRELMAHPHGMVLGPREFGHFKDALRTEDKLVHAAPPEFLARTRELLAAPGPAAPEGYPFQLGNRRNRHSMNSWLNELPGLHRSGKHNEVLINAKDAADLGVADGDLVRVFSPVGEIVLAAAVSERPRRGMVIVDHGWGSRIFDPRGGRQPESFGVNRNLLVAGESVDPLSQTSPLSSSYVGVERV; encoded by the coding sequence GTGACCGAGTCCACTCCGGAGCCCTCAGCGCCGAAGACGGTGCACACCTTCTGCCGGTACTGCATGTGCTCGTGCGGCCTGGAGGTGACGGTCGAGGACAACCGGATTCGCAAGATCTCCGCCGATAAGGCCAACCCGCACAGCTGGCGCGATTTCTGCGCCAAAGGGCGCACCGCCGATCAGATGGTGGCGCATCCGCGCCGGATCCTGGCGCCGATGCGCCGGGTGGGCGACACCTATGTGGAGGACACCTGGGAGGCGGCGCTGACGGACATCGCCGCCCGGATGAACGCGCTGATCGCCGAGGGCGGCCCCGACGCGATCGGCAGCTACTACGGCAACCCGTCGGGGCACTCGTCGTCGAACGTGATGTTCATGAACGCCTGGATGGACGCCATCGGCACCAACAGTCGGTTCGCGGTGGGTTCGGTCGACCAGAACGCCCTGCACGTGGTGGCCGAGGCGATGTACGGCTCGTCGTTGATGGTGCCGGTCTCCGACGTCGACAACTGCGATTACTTCCTGCTGGTCGGCACCAATCCCGCGGTGAGCGGCTGGGTCTGGTTGGAGTCGGTGCCCGGCGGGTGGCGCCGCGCCCTGGCCCGTCAGGCGGGCGGGGCCACCATCGTGGTGGTGGATCCGATGCGCACCGAGTCCGCCGAGAAGGCCGACGTGCACCTGGCGGTTCGGCCGGGCCAAGACTGGGCGCTGCTGTTGGCCATGGTCAAGGTGATCCTCGACGAGGGCCTCCAGCACCGGCAGGACTGTGCCGAGCTGGCGACCGGCGTCGGCGAGTTGCAGCGGCTGGTGGCCGACGCCGATCTCGACGACCTCGCGGCCCGCTGCGGCATCGACCGGGAGCTGATCGAACGCACCGCCCGGGACTTCGCCGCGGCCCGCGGAGCGATGGTGGTGACCCGCACCGGGGTGTCCCAGCATGAGGCGGGCACCGTCGGCGAATGGCTCGGTCATGTGCTCAACGTGATCACCGGCCGGATGGACCGTCCGGGCGGACGACGGTTCGAGCCGGGTTACTTCGATGCGCTCAAGCTGGCCGAGCTGGCCAAGACCGAACCGCATCTGAGCCGGGTGGCCGGGCGCCCGATGGTCGCCGGGGCGCATGCACTGGCGGAACTGCCCGACGAGATCACCACGCCGGGGCGCGGCCAGATCAAGGCCATGCTGATCAACTGCGGCAACCCGGTGATCTCGGGCCCGGACGGCGGCAAGCTCGACCGGGCACTGGCCCAGCTCGATCTGCTGGTGGTGATCGACCTGGTGCAGCGCGAGAGTCACCGGCACGCGCACTGGCTGCTGCCCGCTGCGCACTGGCTCGAACGCGACGACCTGATGGCGTTCACCAGCAACATGCACGACGAGCCGTATGTGCAGTACGGCGCGAAGGTGGTCGATCCCCCGCCCGGGGTGCGGCAGGAGTGGGAGATCTTCGTCGATCTGGCGTTGGCGATGCGCCGGCCGCTGTTCGGGGTGCGGGGTTTCAACACCTTCATCCGGGCCACCCGGCGGATCGCGGCGTTGACGCGCCGGCCCGCACTGGCCTTCGGCCCGCACTGGCTCGACCGGCTGTTCGTCCGGATGTCCCGCAAGATCAACGGGCGCCGGCTGACCTGGCGGGAGTTGATGGCGCATCCGCACGGAATGGTGCTGGGGCCGCGCGAGTTCGGCCACTTCAAGGACGCGCTGCGCACCGAGGACAAGCTGGTGCACGCCGCGCCGCCGGAGTTTTTGGCCCGCACCCGGGAACTGCTGGCCGCGCCCGGTCCCGCCGCGCCGGAGGGCTACCCGTTCCAGCTGGGCAATCGCCGGAATCGGCATTCGATGAATTCGTGGCTCAACGAACTGCCCGGCCTGCACCGCTCCGGCAAGCACAACGAGGTGCTGATCAACGCCAAGGACGCCGCCGATCTCGGTGTCGCCGACGGCGACCTGGTGCGGGTCTTCTCACCGGTCGGCGAGATCGTGCTGGCCGCGGCGGTGTCGGAGCGGCCGCGTCGCGGCATGGTGATCGTCGACCACGGTTGGGGATCGCGGATCTTCGACCCGCGCGGTGGCCGGCAGCCGGAGTCGTTCGGCGTCAACCGCAACCTGCTGGTCGCCGGCGAGTCGGTGGATCCGCTGTCGCAGACGTCTCCGCTGAGTTCGAGCTATGTCGGGGTGGAGCGGGTCTGA
- a CDS encoding DUF732 domain-containing protein, giving the protein MRTRRILSVVGVVAAIGCAAPASADPAPVDTVSADAAFLASLRAAGLNFDDDGQVIAAGHAVCNLIDNGETGLHVVRRAKTDNPGLTMDGAAQFTALAANAYCPHQLTK; this is encoded by the coding sequence ATGAGAACCCGCCGGATCCTGTCGGTCGTCGGTGTCGTCGCCGCCATCGGTTGCGCCGCACCGGCATCGGCCGATCCCGCACCCGTCGACACCGTCTCGGCCGACGCCGCCTTTTTGGCATCGCTGCGAGCGGCCGGCCTCAACTTCGACGACGACGGCCAGGTGATCGCCGCCGGTCACGCGGTGTGCAACCTGATCGACAACGGCGAGACGGGGTTGCACGTGGTCCGGCGCGCCAAGACGGACAATCCCGGGCTGACCATGGACGGCGCAGCGCAGTTCACCGCACTGGCCGCGAACGCCTACTGCCCGCACCAGCTGACGAAGTAG
- a CDS encoding acyl-CoA dehydrogenase family protein has product MDLRWSEEDRAFQAEVREFLDQKLTPELRRAGRLMTSVYADHEASMAWQAILHERGWAAPAWPVAHGGCDWSLTQHYIFSRESTLAGAPALSPMGIRMVAHAIIRYGTEAQKDYFLPRILTGEVFFCQGYSEPEAGSDLAALTMAAVSDGDDLVCTGSKIWTTHAGEANWMFALVRTSRGAKKQQGITFVLIDMTSPGIEIRPLVMTSGEEIQNQVFFDEVRVPKSNVIGEIDSGWTVAKYLLEFERGGGAVAPALQVAAEEIATAAKAQPGPGGGKLADDVAFMHKLADARIRAEVLEVLEYQVLAAVAEGRNPGASSSMLKILGTELSQELTALALEAAGPRGRIYQPHVTAPGGPIADYQPPADGYASGEPWQAVAPLRYFNDRAGSIYAGSNEIQRNILAKAALGL; this is encoded by the coding sequence ATGGATCTGCGGTGGTCGGAGGAAGACCGAGCTTTTCAAGCCGAGGTACGCGAGTTCCTCGATCAGAAGCTGACACCGGAACTGCGCCGCGCGGGCCGATTGATGACCAGCGTCTACGCCGACCATGAGGCCAGCATGGCGTGGCAGGCCATCCTGCACGAGCGGGGCTGGGCCGCACCCGCCTGGCCGGTGGCCCACGGCGGCTGCGACTGGAGCTTGACTCAGCACTACATCTTCAGCCGCGAATCGACGCTGGCCGGCGCCCCCGCGCTGTCGCCGATGGGCATCCGGATGGTCGCGCACGCGATCATCCGCTACGGGACCGAAGCGCAGAAGGACTACTTCCTGCCGCGGATCCTCACCGGCGAGGTGTTCTTCTGCCAGGGCTACTCCGAACCGGAGGCCGGATCGGACCTGGCCGCGCTGACCATGGCGGCGGTTTCCGACGGCGACGACCTGGTCTGCACCGGCAGCAAGATCTGGACCACCCACGCCGGCGAGGCGAACTGGATGTTCGCCCTGGTGCGCACGTCGCGCGGCGCGAAGAAGCAGCAGGGCATCACCTTCGTGCTGATCGACATGACCTCGCCCGGTATCGAGATCCGGCCGTTGGTGATGACCTCCGGCGAAGAGATCCAGAACCAGGTGTTCTTCGACGAGGTCCGGGTGCCCAAGAGCAATGTGATCGGTGAGATCGACAGCGGCTGGACCGTCGCGAAGTACCTGCTGGAGTTCGAGCGCGGCGGCGGCGCGGTGGCACCGGCCCTGCAGGTCGCCGCCGAGGAGATCGCCACCGCCGCCAAGGCCCAGCCCGGCCCCGGCGGCGGAAAGCTCGCCGACGACGTCGCGTTCATGCACAAACTGGCCGACGCCCGTATCCGCGCCGAAGTGCTGGAGGTGCTCGAATACCAGGTGCTCGCCGCGGTGGCCGAGGGACGCAACCCCGGAGCCTCGTCGTCGATGTTGAAGATCCTCGGTACCGAACTGAGCCAGGAACTGACCGCACTCGCCCTCGAGGCGGCCGGACCGCGCGGCCGGATCTACCAGCCGCACGTCACCGCACCCGGCGGCCCGATCGCCGACTACCAGCCGCCCGCCGACGGGTATGCATCCGGTGAACCCTGGCAGGCGGTGGCGCCACTGCGGTACTTCAACGACCGGGCCGGCTCGATCTACGCCGGCAGCAACGAGATTCAGCGCAACATTCTGGCCAAAGCGGCATTGGGGCTGTAA
- a CDS encoding PPE family protein, translating to MYFSLIPPEINSANIYAGPGSASMIAAATAWGRLAGELSSAASEYEAVLSSLTGESWIGPSAAAMMAAAQPYITWMSTTAAVAAQTASQAQAAATAYEAAHAATVPPEVVTANRTQNQMLYATNFLGQNLAAIAANEAQYLEMWAQDAAAMQTYAAAAAAATKTTAFTEPPQTTTGATSATSAASAGSAAAGSGAGSIGDGLNSLLTQYNEFVNNALNAITGNPNAASTVATLFSAMKGPTGLTTPFNDVSLLVNFPIQNFLKFGTPLGRAFMEIPASGLGAGLRGGLGAGLSSTVSATMSEANLVGNLSVPPSWASASPAIRLAATGAPAAALAAAPASGMAGGLLNQAALGSMAGGALGAARPRAATGGSGRIRIQGGKAKTPVKLDAVIAKLQSQPEAVQHWNVDQAGLDELLEELSRKPGVHAVHLKGGKKSATPHN from the coding sequence ATGTATTTCTCGCTGATACCGCCCGAGATCAACTCGGCCAACATCTACGCCGGCCCCGGATCGGCCTCGATGATCGCCGCCGCCACGGCCTGGGGGCGCCTCGCCGGCGAATTGAGCTCCGCCGCATCGGAATACGAAGCGGTGCTGTCGTCGCTCACCGGCGAATCGTGGATCGGGCCGTCGGCCGCGGCGATGATGGCCGCCGCCCAGCCCTACATCACCTGGATGTCGACCACCGCGGCCGTCGCCGCCCAGACCGCAAGTCAGGCCCAGGCCGCCGCCACCGCCTACGAAGCGGCGCACGCGGCCACCGTGCCGCCCGAGGTCGTCACGGCCAACCGCACCCAGAACCAGATGCTGTACGCCACGAACTTCCTGGGCCAGAACCTCGCGGCGATCGCCGCCAACGAAGCCCAGTACCTGGAGATGTGGGCGCAGGACGCCGCGGCCATGCAGACCTACGCCGCGGCGGCCGCGGCGGCCACCAAGACCACCGCGTTCACCGAGCCTCCGCAGACCACCACCGGGGCCACGTCGGCCACCTCGGCGGCCTCCGCCGGGTCGGCGGCGGCCGGTTCGGGCGCCGGCTCGATCGGGGACGGCCTGAACAGCCTGCTCACCCAGTACAACGAGTTCGTCAACAACGCGCTCAACGCGATCACCGGCAATCCCAATGCCGCCAGCACCGTCGCCACACTGTTCAGCGCAATGAAAGGCCCGACGGGGCTGACCACGCCGTTCAACGACGTCTCGCTGCTGGTCAACTTCCCGATCCAGAACTTCCTCAAGTTCGGGACCCCGCTGGGCCGGGCCTTCATGGAGATCCCGGCGAGCGGGCTGGGCGCCGGGCTGCGGGGCGGACTGGGCGCCGGCCTGAGCTCGACGGTGTCGGCCACCATGTCGGAGGCGAACCTGGTGGGCAACCTGTCCGTCCCGCCGAGTTGGGCTTCGGCCAGCCCGGCGATCCGCCTGGCGGCCACCGGGGCGCCGGCCGCCGCCCTGGCCGCCGCACCGGCATCCGGGATGGCCGGTGGCCTGCTCAACCAGGCCGCGCTGGGCAGCATGGCCGGCGGGGCGCTGGGCGCCGCCCGGCCGCGGGCCGCCACCGGCGGCAGCGGGCGGATCCGGATCCAGGGCGGCAAGGCCAAGACCCCGGTCAAGCTCGACGCCGTCATCGCCAAGCTGCAGAGCCAGCCCGAAGCCGTCCAGCACTGGAACGTCGACCAGGCCGGGCTCGACGAGCTGCTCGAAGAGCTGTCCCGAAAACCCGGGGTGCACGCCGTGCACCTCAAGGGCGGCAAGAAGTCCGCGACCCCCCACAACTGA
- a CDS encoding fused (3R)-hydroxyacyl-ACP dehydratase subunits HadA/HadB codes for MTAAEASALESRVGHYYQMDGTYLVGREKVREYARAVQDYHPAHWDVAAAAEMGYTGLVAPLTFTSVPGMNCNRRMFESVVVGYDTYMQTEEVFEQHRPIVDGDELKIDVELTSVRRIAGRDLITVTNTFTDTAGERVHTLHTTVVGVTAEDIDPTVKIAVHNAMMHDVNILDVGESAAAYQKTVRPEGEIRISDGGSTRTPATPSFDDVKVGDVLPVRHTRLARGDLVNYAGVAGDANPIHWDEDIAKLAGLPDVIAHGMLTMGLGAGFASSWTGDPGAVTRYAVRLSAPAIVSAKEGADIEFSGKIKSLNPETRSGVILVAAKSENRKIFGLATLDVRFR; via the coding sequence ATGACCGCAGCAGAAGCCTCGGCATTGGAATCGCGGGTCGGCCACTACTACCAGATGGACGGCACCTATCTGGTGGGCCGCGAGAAGGTGCGCGAGTACGCGCGCGCCGTGCAGGACTACCACCCCGCGCACTGGGACGTCGCCGCCGCCGCCGAGATGGGCTACACCGGGCTGGTCGCGCCGTTGACGTTCACCTCGGTCCCCGGCATGAACTGCAATCGGCGCATGTTCGAGTCCGTGGTCGTCGGCTACGACACCTATATGCAGACCGAAGAGGTCTTCGAGCAGCATCGCCCGATCGTCGACGGCGACGAACTGAAGATCGACGTCGAGTTGACCTCGGTACGCCGGATCGCCGGCCGCGACCTGATCACGGTGACCAACACCTTCACCGATACCGCCGGCGAACGGGTGCACACCCTGCACACCACCGTGGTCGGCGTGACCGCCGAGGACATCGACCCGACCGTCAAGATCGCGGTGCACAACGCGATGATGCACGACGTCAACATCCTCGACGTCGGTGAATCCGCTGCCGCCTACCAGAAGACGGTCCGCCCGGAGGGCGAGATCCGGATCTCCGACGGCGGATCGACCCGGACCCCTGCGACGCCGTCCTTCGACGACGTCAAGGTCGGTGACGTCCTGCCGGTACGCCACACCCGACTGGCCCGCGGCGACCTGGTCAACTACGCCGGTGTCGCCGGTGACGCCAACCCCATCCACTGGGACGAGGACATCGCGAAGCTGGCCGGTCTGCCGGATGTGATCGCGCACGGCATGCTCACCATGGGCCTCGGCGCAGGATTCGCCTCGTCCTGGACCGGAGACCCCGGTGCGGTCACCCGATACGCGGTGCGGCTGTCGGCGCCGGCCATCGTGTCCGCCAAGGAGGGCGCCGACATCGAGTTCAGCGGCAAGATCAAGTCGCTGAATCCCGAGACCCGCTCCGGTGTCATCCTGGTCGCCGCGAAGTCCGAGAACCGCAAGATCTTCGGTCTCGCCACCTTGGACGTCCGGTTCCGCTGA
- a CDS encoding acyl-CoA dehydrogenase family protein, with the protein MDFHVNNEQQMLRDGITKFLAARYDLETSRAAAKTGAGWQPEIWRAFAGELGILGATLPEEFDGIGGGAVELMVITEALGHALVIEPYVDTVVVAGGLLRRSGSPAAAGLLTGIVAGDTIVALAAAEPDSGDRWQDAATVAAADGAGWVLNGSKITVLAAPLATHLLITARVAGDDGISLFLTPADAPGIELHPYRTIDDRSAADVTITDLRLPADALLGERGGAWPSLARARDEGAAAVCSEAVGCMRKVLADTVEYCKQRQQFGQPIGGFQVLQHRMVDMFMEVEQSAAAVYLAILNLEADDATRARAVSAGKATIGRAARFIGQQAVQLHGGMGMTEELAIGHYFKRLTAIQYEFGTTDAHLARYAELTK; encoded by the coding sequence ATGGACTTCCACGTGAACAATGAGCAGCAGATGCTGCGCGACGGGATCACCAAGTTCCTGGCCGCGCGCTACGACCTGGAGACCAGCCGTGCGGCCGCCAAGACCGGTGCCGGTTGGCAGCCCGAGATCTGGCGGGCCTTCGCCGGCGAGCTGGGCATCCTGGGTGCCACGCTGCCCGAAGAATTCGACGGCATCGGCGGCGGCGCCGTGGAACTCATGGTCATCACCGAGGCACTCGGGCACGCGCTGGTGATCGAACCCTACGTCGACACCGTCGTCGTCGCCGGTGGGCTGCTGCGCCGTTCGGGCAGTCCGGCCGCGGCCGGACTGCTGACCGGGATCGTCGCCGGGGACACGATCGTGGCATTGGCCGCCGCGGAACCCGATTCCGGTGACCGCTGGCAGGATGCGGCGACCGTCGCGGCCGCCGACGGTGCCGGCTGGGTGCTCAACGGATCGAAGATCACCGTGTTGGCGGCGCCGTTGGCGACGCATCTGCTGATCACCGCGCGGGTCGCCGGCGACGACGGGATCTCGCTGTTCCTCACCCCGGCCGATGCCCCCGGCATCGAACTGCACCCCTATCGCACCATCGACGACCGCAGCGCGGCCGACGTGACCATCACCGATCTGCGGCTGCCCGCCGATGCGCTGCTCGGCGAACGGGGCGGGGCGTGGCCGTCGCTGGCTCGGGCCCGCGACGAGGGTGCCGCGGCGGTCTGCTCCGAGGCGGTCGGCTGCATGCGGAAAGTCTTGGCGGACACCGTCGAATACTGCAAGCAGCGCCAGCAGTTCGGTCAGCCGATCGGTGGTTTCCAGGTCCTGCAGCACCGCATGGTGGACATGTTCATGGAGGTGGAGCAATCCGCCGCGGCCGTCTACCTGGCGATCCTCAACCTCGAGGCCGACGACGCGACCCGGGCCCGGGCGGTCTCGGCGGGCAAGGCCACCATCGGCCGCGCGGCGCGCTTCATCGGCCAGCAGGCGGTCCAGCTGCACGGCGGCATGGGGATGACCGAAGAGCTGGCCATCGGCCATTACTTCAAGCGGCTCACCGCGATTCAGTACGAGTTCGGCACCACCGACGCCCACCTGGCACGCTACGCGGAGCTGACGAAGTAG
- a CDS encoding sodium-dependent bicarbonate transport family permease, whose translation MLLEFWTNFTHNLFKPLLLFFYFGFLLALLKVPFEFPNAVYQGLTMYLLIAIGWHGGEELAGIEFTQFGGILGFIVTGFVLNFLIGCLAYYLLKHLTKMREIDRATVSGYYGSDSAGTFATCLGVLSTVGIAIDAYMPVMLAIMEIPGCLVALFLVARLRHKGLDAAGNMPHEPGYTVPAGAMHAVVGAPNAADSTGLALDMTSESHLEADRPGKERLLSPELLREVFLNPGICLLLGGIAIGFISGLQGSKVTGVDDPVFVTAFQGALCLFLLEMGLTAARKLKDLKSAGRGFIVFGVVAPNIFATIGMFVAHSYAQLTGVHFELGSYVLFAVLCGAASYIAVPAIQRLAIPEASPSLPLAASLGLTFSYNVTIGIPLYIEIAHLISGQ comes from the coding sequence ATGCTTCTCGAGTTCTGGACCAACTTCACGCACAACCTGTTCAAACCGCTGTTGTTGTTCTTCTACTTCGGTTTCCTGCTGGCGCTGCTGAAGGTGCCGTTCGAGTTTCCGAACGCGGTCTATCAGGGCCTGACCATGTACCTGCTGATCGCCATCGGATGGCACGGTGGCGAAGAACTCGCCGGTATCGAGTTCACCCAGTTCGGCGGGATCCTCGGCTTCATCGTCACCGGTTTCGTGCTGAACTTCCTGATCGGCTGCCTGGCCTATTACCTGTTGAAGCATCTGACCAAGATGCGCGAGATCGACCGGGCGACCGTCTCGGGCTATTACGGCTCGGATTCGGCCGGAACGTTCGCCACCTGCCTGGGTGTGCTGTCGACCGTCGGCATCGCCATCGACGCCTACATGCCGGTGATGCTGGCGATCATGGAGATCCCCGGCTGCCTGGTGGCGCTGTTCCTGGTGGCGCGACTGCGGCACAAGGGCCTGGACGCCGCCGGCAACATGCCGCACGAGCCGGGATACACCGTGCCCGCCGGCGCGATGCATGCGGTGGTGGGCGCCCCGAACGCCGCCGACTCCACCGGCCTGGCCCTCGACATGACCTCGGAGAGTCACCTGGAGGCGGACCGACCCGGCAAGGAGCGCCTGCTGAGCCCGGAGTTGCTGCGCGAGGTGTTCCTCAACCCGGGCATCTGCCTGCTGCTCGGCGGCATCGCGATCGGTTTCATCAGCGGGCTGCAGGGTTCGAAGGTCACCGGCGTCGACGACCCGGTGTTCGTGACGGCGTTCCAGGGCGCGCTGTGCCTGTTCCTGCTGGAGATGGGGCTCACCGCGGCCCGCAAGCTCAAGGACCTGAAGTCCGCCGGTCGCGGTTTCATCGTGTTCGGTGTGGTGGCGCCCAACATCTTCGCCACCATCGGGATGTTCGTGGCGCACAGCTACGCACAGCTGACCGGGGTCCACTTCGAGTTGGGTAGCTATGTGCTGTTCGCGGTGCTCTGCGGCGCCGCCTCCTACATCGCGGTGCCGGCGATCCAGCGACTGGCGATCCCCGAGGCCAGCCCCAGCCTGCCGCTGGCCGCGTCGCTGGGCCTGACGTTCTCCTATAACGTCACCATCGGTATCCCGCTCTACATCGAGATCGCCCACCTGATCTCCGGACAGTGA
- a CDS encoding MmpS family transport accessory protein, with the protein MFGLVKRFWIPLLLVVVVALGSYVVVRVRDSFGVGVRVEASDANADETKPFNPKYITYELTSPDGGTVNINFLDENGQPHLVEDAPLPWSHTIVTTLPSMSANIVAQGDTGMNHLRCRVIVDDKVRDDRSIDEYKPFIYCLVKSV; encoded by the coding sequence GTGTTCGGACTGGTCAAGAGGTTCTGGATACCGCTGCTCCTGGTCGTGGTGGTGGCCCTGGGCTCCTACGTGGTGGTGCGGGTCCGGGACAGTTTCGGTGTCGGCGTCCGGGTGGAGGCCTCCGACGCCAATGCCGACGAGACGAAACCGTTCAACCCCAAATACATCACCTATGAGCTGACCTCCCCCGACGGCGGCACCGTCAACATCAACTTCCTCGACGAGAACGGTCAACCGCACCTCGTCGAGGACGCGCCGCTGCCGTGGTCGCACACCATCGTCACCACACTGCCGTCGATGTCGGCCAACATCGTCGCGCAGGGCGACACCGGGATGAACCACCTGCGCTGCCGGGTCATCGTCGACGACAAGGTCCGGGACGACCGCAGCATCGACGAATACAAGCCCTTCATCTACTGCTTGGTGAAATCCGTATGA
- a CDS encoding PPE family protein, whose product MDFAALPPEINSGRMYSGAGSAPLLAAASAWDALAAELGTAASSYESIVSSLAGEWSGPSATTMIAAVEPYVAWMNTTAAQAEFTANQARAAAAAYEAAFAATVPPPVIAANRAQLATLVATNFLGQNTAAIAATEIHYAEMWAQDAGAMYGYAGSSAAATRLTPFGEPPETTNPTGAANQLAAAAQATGNSAGSNIAQQAAQLIHAMPQALQAATNPVGTAAATSSSFIDTWNLLFATLTGPTTPLGWSTIPGGWWLAFGQLYSWIMNGMAASAYFAGPKAISGALIPLAPLALPLPNVAGLASATGTLGSAASVGKLSVPASWAVAAPATKLVSMASSLPATVEAAPMAAVAGQDAMFGQMAMASLLGRGLGGTANQTVGSATRSLRKSGGADAFGPIPPGEADPAAATIIVIPALDE is encoded by the coding sequence ATGGACTTTGCTGCACTCCCGCCGGAGATCAACTCCGGTCGGATGTACTCGGGAGCGGGTTCCGCTCCGCTGCTGGCGGCTGCGTCGGCATGGGACGCACTCGCCGCCGAGCTGGGGACTGCCGCATCCTCCTACGAATCGATCGTCTCAAGCCTGGCCGGGGAATGGTCCGGCCCGTCGGCGACCACCATGATCGCCGCGGTCGAGCCGTACGTGGCCTGGATGAACACCACCGCCGCGCAAGCCGAGTTCACCGCCAACCAGGCCCGGGCCGCCGCGGCCGCCTACGAAGCCGCCTTCGCCGCCACCGTGCCGCCGCCGGTGATCGCGGCCAACCGGGCGCAATTGGCCACGCTGGTCGCCACCAACTTCCTGGGTCAGAACACCGCCGCCATCGCGGCCACCGAGATCCACTATGCGGAGATGTGGGCGCAGGACGCCGGTGCGATGTACGGCTACGCGGGATCCTCGGCGGCGGCCACCCGGCTGACGCCGTTCGGCGAACCGCCGGAGACCACCAATCCGACCGGCGCCGCCAATCAACTGGCCGCGGCCGCCCAGGCGACCGGGAACTCCGCGGGCTCCAACATCGCCCAGCAGGCCGCCCAGTTGATCCACGCGATGCCGCAGGCGCTGCAGGCGGCGACCAACCCGGTGGGGACCGCGGCGGCGACGTCCAGCTCGTTCATCGACACCTGGAACCTGCTCTTCGCCACCCTGACCGGCCCCACCACCCCGCTCGGCTGGTCGACGATCCCCGGCGGCTGGTGGCTGGCGTTCGGGCAGCTGTACTCCTGGATCATGAACGGGATGGCCGCGTCCGCGTACTTCGCCGGCCCCAAGGCCATCAGCGGTGCCCTCATCCCGCTCGCACCGCTGGCGCTGCCGCTCCCCAATGTCGCCGGCCTGGCCAGCGCGACGGGGACGTTGGGCAGCGCGGCGTCGGTCGGCAAGCTGTCGGTGCCCGCGTCCTGGGCGGTGGCGGCACCGGCGACCAAGTTGGTCAGCATGGCGTCGTCGCTTCCGGCGACCGTGGAGGCCGCCCCGATGGCCGCGGTCGCGGGTCAAGACGCGATGTTCGGCCAGATGGCCATGGCCAGCCTGCTGGGGCGCGGTCTCGGCGGCACGGCCAACCAGACCGTCGGCTCGGCGACCCGCTCGCTGCGCAAGAGCGGCGGGGCGGACGCCTTCGGCCCCATTCCGCCCGGTGAAGCCGATCCCGCGGCGGCCACCATCATCGTGATCCCGGCCCTCGACGAGTGA
- a CDS encoding PPOX class F420-dependent oxidoreductase, which yields MSFTPEEIAYLTSQPLARIATVDDDGQPDVVPVGFEFDGTHINVGGFRPAATRRHHNVEAGHDKVAIVIDDLPSTQPWTPRYLRVYGTAEIVGGPRPYLRITPEVSWSWNLSGEPLRGHAGMAPPRRTEH from the coding sequence ATGAGTTTCACCCCCGAAGAGATCGCCTACCTGACCTCGCAGCCGCTGGCGCGCATCGCCACCGTCGACGACGACGGGCAACCCGATGTGGTGCCGGTGGGCTTCGAGTTCGACGGCACCCACATCAATGTCGGCGGCTTCCGGCCCGCCGCCACCCGCCGGCATCACAACGTCGAAGCCGGCCACGACAAGGTCGCCATCGTGATCGACGACCTCCCGTCCACCCAGCCGTGGACACCGCGCTACCTGCGGGTGTACGGCACCGCCGAGATCGTCGGCGGACCGCGGCCCTACCTGCGGATCACGCCGGAGGTGTCGTGGAGCTGGAACCTGAGCGGGGAGCCGCTGCGCGGCCACGCCGGCATGGCGCCGCCCCGGCGCACCGAACACTGA